One segment of Triticum aestivum cultivar Chinese Spring chromosome 2A, IWGSC CS RefSeq v2.1, whole genome shotgun sequence DNA contains the following:
- the LOC123186817 gene encoding uncharacterized protein, with the protein MRRILNLGLYDSHRRLYSLRRLDLLKINFFHPMAEQAAAHGKVLPTVLTHAEANTTRRRISSTTNLAAAEAAAPKIDRPKTELVIRPPQLDYSMGNHHTVHFLPTTSESKVVVADRGNSILVLI; encoded by the coding sequence ATGCGGCGGATCCTGAACCTTGGGTTGTATGACAGCCACAGGCGCTTGTATTCGCTCCGGCGCTTGGACCTCCTCAAGATTAATTTTTTTCACCCCATGGCGGAACAAGCGGCCGCGCATGGCAAGGTGTTGCCAACAGTACTGACGCACGCCGAGGCCAACACGACAAGAAGAAGGATCTCCAGCACCACTaatctggcggcggcggaggcggcggcgcccaAGATTGATCGGCCAAAAACCGAGCTGGTCATAAGGCCGCCGCAGCTCGACTACTCCATGGGGAACCATCACACCGTTCATTTCTTGCCCACCACCTCGGAGAGCAAGGTCGTCGTGGCCGACCGCGGGAACAGCATTTTGGTTTTAATCTGA
- the LOC123186818 gene encoding aquaporin NIP3-1-like: protein MPPFILPLSPTIYRASWHRSTELSGGGGEPGAERRRREIIGTELGAEFVGTFILIFFATAAPIVNLKYGGMISPFGNAACAGLVVTTIILSTGPTIGGSMNPVRTLGPAVAAGNYRQLWIYLVAPTLGAVCGAGVQKRRI, encoded by the exons ATGCCGCCGTTCATCCTTCCTCTCTCTCCGACGATCTACAGAGCAAGTTGGCACAGATCTACAGAgctgagcggcggcggcggtgaaccTGGAGCTGAGCGGCGGCGGAGGGAGATAATAGGAACGGAG CTGGGAGCGGAGTTCGTGGGCACGTTCATCCTCATCTTCTTCGCGACGGCGGCGCCGATCGTGAACCTGAAGTACGGCGGCATGATCTCGCCGTTCGGGAACGCGGCGTGCGCGGGCCTGGTGGTGACAACCATCATCCTGTCGACGGG GCCGACGATAGGAGGGTCGATGAACCCCGTGAGGACACTGGGGCCGGCGGTGGCCGCGGGGAACTACAGGCAGCTGTGGATTTACCTGGTGGCGCCGACGCTGGGCGCAGTGTGCGGCGCCGGGGTGCAAAAACGCCGTATTTAA